A genomic segment from Nicotiana tabacum cultivar K326 chromosome 7, ASM71507v2, whole genome shotgun sequence encodes:
- the LOC107760401 gene encoding putative pectinesterase/pectinesterase inhibitor 22 produces the protein MEFPKFLLILILLPFYQVLSLNEYETFHPYQTSYTLDPQAMIIQACNNIQNQALCLSHIQSNLDNHGHVRDPHSVLRAAIRNSLNQAKLAIQSITKFSTLSASSRDQMAIEDCQELLDFSVTELAWSLGEMRKIRTGLKNFHYEGNLKAWLSAALSNQDTCLEGFEGTDRHLENFIKGSLAQVTQLISNVLTLYVQLHSLPFKSPRNETIRYENPKYPEWMTNGDKEMLTSSPSKMHVDAVVALDGSGHYRSIAQAIYEAPSYSSRRYVIYVKRGIYHENVDMKKKKTNIMLVGDGIGATVITGNRNFMQGWTTFRTATVAVSGKGFIARDITFRNTAGPKNFQGVALRVDSDQSAFFRCSMEGYQDTLYAHSLRQFYRECNIYGTIDFIFGNGAAVLQNCKIYTREPLPLQKVTITAQGRKSPDQSTGFSIQDSYVYATRPTYLGRPWKMYSRTVYMNTYMSGMVQPRGWLEWYGNFALNSLWYGEYRNYGPGSSLSGRVKWPGYHIIKDPSTASFFTVQHFIDGMSWLPATGVQFTAGLTN, from the exons ATGGAGTTTCCCAAATTTCTTCTTATTCTCATCCTTTTACCTTTCTACCAAGTTCTCTCCCTCAATGAATATGAAACTTTTCATCCATATCAAACTTCATATACTCttgatcctcaggccatgatcaTTCAAGCTTGCAACAACATACAAAACCAAGCCTTATGCCTCTCACACATTCAATCCAACCTTGATAATCATGGCCATGTTAGGGACCCACATTCAGTCCTTAGAGCAGCCATTCGAAACTCCCTCAATCAGGCAAAGTTAGCCATTCAATCAATCACAAAATTCAGCACCTTATCAGCTTCATCCCGGGATCAAATGGCCATCGAGGATTGTCAAGAACTTCTCGATTTCTCGGTCACTGAACTAGCATGGTCGttaggagaaatgagaaaaatccGAACTGGTTTAAAGAACTTCCATTATGAAGGAAACCTCAAGGCATGGCTAAGTGCTGCTTTGAGCAATCAAGATACATGTTTAGAAGGATTCGAGGGCACGGACCGACaccttgaaaattttattaaggGCAGTTTAGCACAAGTCACACAACTCATTAGTAATGTTCTAACTTTGTATGTACAATTGCATAGCTTGCCATTTAAATCACCAAGAAACGAGACAATAAGATATGAAAATCCAAAATATCCAGAGTGGATGACTAATGGAGACAAGGAGATGCTAACTTCTAGTCCAAGTAAGATGCATGTAGATGCAGTTGTAGCCTTAGATGGAAGTGGCCATTATCGGTCAATTGCACAAGCAATATATGAGGCTCCTAGCTATAGTAGTAGGAGGTATGTGATCTACGTGAAGAGGGGAATTTACCATGAAAATGTtgatatgaagaagaaaaaaaccaaTATCATGCTTGTGGGAGATGGGATTGGAGCCACTGTGATTACTGGCAACAGAAATTTCATGCAAGGATGGACTACATTTAGAACTGCAACTGTTG CTGTTTCGGGCAAGGGATTTATTGCAAGAGACATAACATTTCGCAACACTGCTGGACCCAAAAATTTCCAAGGCGTGGCCCTACGTGTGGACTCGGATCAGTCGGCCTTCTTCAGGTGCAGTATGGAAGGATATCAAGACACACTTTACGCCCATTCTCTCCGCCAGTTCTACCGTGAATGCAACATATATGGCACCATAGACTTCATTTTTGGTAATGGTGCAGCTGTTCTTCAAAACTGCAAGATTTACACTAGAGAGCCACTTCCTTTACAGAAGGTCACAATCACGGCCCAAGGTCGAAAAAGCCCAGATCAAAGCACTGGATTTTCGATCCAAGATAGCTATGTTTATGCTACTAGGCCCACTTATTTGGGCCGGCCCTGGAAAATGTATTCACGAACTGTGTACATGAATACTTACATGAGTGGTATGGTCCAGCCCAGAGGATGGTTAGAGTGGTATGGGAACTTTGCTTTGAACAGTTTGTGGTATGGTGAGTATAGGAATTATGGGCCTGGATCATCGCTTTCTGGGCGGGTTAAGTGGCCCGGTTACCATATTATCAAAGATCCATCAACGGCTAGTTTCTTCACCGTTCAACATTTCATCGACGGCATGTCTTGGTTGCCGGCAACCGGCGTCCAGTTCACGGCTGGTCTTACTAATTAG